In Chryseobacterium camelliae, one DNA window encodes the following:
- a CDS encoding homogentisate 1,2-dioxygenase: MRYHQSGNIPQKRHTIFKSPEDKFYYEQLFGTEGFHGISSLLYHIHRPTQIKSISEPRDVAPKIAIDKNVTPRMFKGMNVTPEDDVLDSRKFLMVNNDLKMGLSKPRKSMEYFYKNAECDELLFVHNGKGILKTFVGHLEFSTGDYLIIPRGTIYQIELHSDDTVFFILESHSPIYTPKRYRNEFGQLLEHSPFCERDIIAPVFVEPKDEKGEFLIKVKKENQITDFIYATHPFDVVGWDGYFYPYKFNIKNFEPITGRIHQPPPVHQNFEGHNFVVCSFCARMYDYHPQSIPAPYNHSNIDSDEVLFYTEGDFMSRNHIDLMDFTLHPGGIVHGPHPGAMERSIGKKFTEEYAVMVDPFRPLKITEEALKVEDPSYKTSWLDEEDPTLKDRLQE; encoded by the coding sequence ATGAGATATCATCAGTCGGGAAATATCCCTCAGAAAAGGCATACCATTTTCAAATCTCCTGAAGACAAATTCTATTATGAACAGCTTTTCGGAACTGAGGGCTTCCATGGAATTTCTTCTTTGCTGTACCACATCCACCGCCCCACCCAGATCAAATCGATCAGTGAACCCAGAGACGTAGCACCGAAAATTGCCATTGACAAGAATGTAACTCCCAGAATGTTTAAAGGGATGAATGTAACTCCCGAAGATGATGTTCTGGACAGCCGTAAGTTTCTGATGGTGAATAATGACCTGAAAATGGGATTGTCCAAACCGAGGAAATCCATGGAATATTTTTATAAAAATGCAGAATGCGATGAACTCCTGTTTGTACATAACGGAAAGGGGATCCTCAAAACATTTGTCGGCCACCTTGAATTTTCTACAGGCGATTACCTGATCATTCCAAGAGGTACCATTTACCAGATTGAACTGCATTCTGATGATACCGTATTTTTTATCCTGGAAAGCCATTCACCGATCTACACACCCAAAAGGTACCGGAATGAATTCGGCCAGCTCCTTGAACATTCCCCGTTTTGCGAAAGGGATATCATTGCCCCTGTTTTCGTGGAACCTAAAGATGAAAAAGGAGAATTCCTGATCAAAGTAAAAAAAGAAAACCAGATTACAGATTTTATCTACGCTACCCATCCTTTTGATGTCGTAGGCTGGGACGGCTATTTCTATCCTTACAAGTTTAATATCAAAAATTTTGAGCCTATTACCGGAAGAATCCATCAGCCGCCTCCGGTACACCAGAATTTTGAAGGCCATAATTTTGTGGTATGTTCATTCTGTGCCCGGATGTACGATTATCATCCGCAGTCAATCCCGGCTCCTTACAACCATTCCAATATTGATTCCGATGAAGTCCTGTTTTATACCGAAGGCGACTTTATGAGCCGCAACCACATCGACCTGATGGACTTTACGCTTCACCCGGGCGGAATTGTGCACGGCCCGCATCCTGGAGCCATGGAACGCAGCATCGGGAAAAAATTCACGGAGGAATATGCCGTTATGGTAGATCCGTTCCGTCCACTTAAAATTACAGAAGAAGCTTTGAAAGTAGAAGATCCTTCTTATAAAACCTCATGGCTGGACGAGGAAGACCCTACGCTGAAAGACCGTTTACAGGAATAA
- a CDS encoding acetyl-CoA hydrolase/transferase family protein, whose amino-acid sequence MDQYISAEEAIYTVKSGNRVFFHGSACTPNYLIDELARQAHRLDNVEMVSITQQGNVEIAKPEYAGKFFVNSLFVSSPVRDAVNSDRGDFVPVFLSEIPILFRKNILPLDVALVTVSPPDKHGFCTLGTSVDVARAAVDTAKIIVAIVNPLMPRTHGDGMIHISRINKLVWHEEELPTVDYGSKVGPEEMEVGKNVAELIDDRSTLQMGIGTIPDAVLKCLHNHKDLGIHTEMLSDGVIDLIQNDIINNKYKGYNDNKTITSFCFGTRRLYDYVDDNTIFAFKDVSDVNFPINIMRNKKMVAINSAIEIDLTGQVCADSIGTMQYSGIGGQMDFMRGAALSEDGKPIIAITSRTKKGVSRIVPYLKPGAGVVTTRGHIHWVVTEYGTAYLYGKNLKQRAQELISIAHPDDREMLEKAAFERFKH is encoded by the coding sequence ATGGATCAATATATAAGCGCAGAAGAAGCTATTTATACCGTAAAAAGCGGTAACCGTGTATTTTTTCACGGAAGTGCATGCACACCCAATTATTTAATCGATGAACTCGCCAGGCAGGCCCACCGGCTCGACAATGTGGAAATGGTTTCCATCACCCAGCAGGGGAATGTGGAAATTGCCAAACCTGAATATGCCGGGAAATTTTTTGTCAATTCCTTATTCGTTTCTTCTCCGGTAAGGGATGCCGTCAATTCAGACCGGGGAGATTTTGTCCCTGTTTTTCTAAGTGAAATCCCAATCTTATTCAGAAAAAATATCCTGCCCCTGGACGTGGCACTCGTTACCGTTTCCCCACCGGACAAACATGGGTTCTGCACTCTGGGGACTTCTGTGGATGTGGCAAGGGCTGCTGTAGATACGGCTAAAATTATTGTAGCCATTGTGAACCCTCTGATGCCGAGAACCCACGGTGACGGTATGATCCACATCAGCAGGATCAATAAACTGGTATGGCATGAAGAAGAACTTCCTACAGTAGACTACGGATCCAAGGTAGGCCCGGAAGAGATGGAAGTCGGTAAAAACGTGGCTGAGCTTATAGATGACCGTTCAACCCTTCAGATGGGAATCGGAACTATCCCGGATGCGGTCCTGAAATGCCTGCACAACCATAAAGACCTGGGCATCCATACTGAAATGCTGAGCGACGGAGTGATCGACCTGATTCAAAATGACATTATCAACAACAAGTATAAAGGCTATAACGACAATAAAACAATTACCAGCTTCTGCTTCGGTACCAGAAGGCTGTACGACTACGTAGATGATAATACCATTTTTGCATTTAAAGATGTAAGTGATGTGAACTTCCCCATCAACATCATGAGGAACAAGAAGATGGTGGCCATCAACTCTGCTATTGAAATTGACCTTACCGGACAGGTCTGCGCAGATTCTATCGGGACCATGCAGTACAGCGGTATCGGTGGCCAGATGGATTTTATGCGGGGTGCTGCGCTGAGTGAAGACGGGAAGCCGATCATTGCCATTACATCCAGAACCAAAAAAGGGGTTTCCCGAATTGTCCCGTATTTAAAACCGGGAGCCGGAGTAGTTACCACCAGAGGGCATATTCACTGGGTAGTCACCGAATACGGAACAGCCTACCTCTATGGAAAGAACCTGAAGCAGAGAGCGCAGGAGCTGATCAGCATCGCCCATCCGGATGACCGGGAAATGCTGGAGAAAGCAGCCTTTGAAAGATTTAAGCATTAA
- the hppD gene encoding 4-hydroxyphenylpyruvate dioxygenase, which translates to MSTLTFAEKIAQAENFLPINGTDYIEFYVGNAKQAAHYYKTAFGFQSVAYAGPETGVRDRASYVLQQGKIRLVLTTGLKSDSLINEHVKKHGDGVKILALWVDDAYQAFEETTKRGGKPYLEPVTLKDENGEVRMSGIYTYGETMHMFVERKNYSGAFMPGYEPWVSDYNPEEAGLLYVDHCVGNVGWDRMVPTVEWYEKVMGFVNILSFDDKQINTEYSALMSKVMSNGNGYAKFPINEPAEGKKKSQVEEYLDFYEGEGVQHIAVATRDIIHTVTELKKRGVEFLSAPPEAYYEMVPERVGHIDEDIKKLQDLGILIDHDEEGYLLQIFTKPVEDRPTLFFEIIERHGAQSFGAGNFKALFEALEKEQARRGNL; encoded by the coding sequence ATGTCAACACTTACATTTGCCGAAAAAATTGCTCAGGCCGAGAATTTTCTGCCGATCAATGGTACAGATTACATTGAGTTTTATGTAGGAAATGCCAAGCAGGCTGCTCATTATTACAAAACCGCTTTCGGTTTTCAGTCAGTGGCCTATGCCGGTCCTGAAACAGGCGTAAGAGACCGTGCTTCCTATGTACTCCAGCAGGGCAAAATCAGACTGGTTCTAACCACAGGACTGAAGTCTGACTCTCTGATCAATGAGCATGTAAAAAAACACGGTGACGGAGTAAAAATCCTGGCACTTTGGGTAGACGACGCTTACCAGGCTTTCGAGGAAACAACCAAGAGAGGCGGGAAACCATACCTGGAACCGGTTACCCTGAAGGATGAAAACGGCGAGGTAAGAATGTCCGGCATTTATACTTACGGAGAAACCATGCATATGTTTGTGGAGAGAAAGAACTATTCAGGTGCTTTCATGCCGGGCTATGAGCCATGGGTAAGCGACTATAATCCTGAAGAGGCCGGTTTATTATATGTAGACCACTGTGTGGGAAATGTAGGCTGGGACAGAATGGTTCCTACCGTAGAATGGTACGAAAAAGTAATGGGATTTGTGAACATCCTTTCTTTTGATGATAAGCAGATCAACACAGAATATTCTGCTCTAATGTCTAAAGTAATGTCCAACGGAAACGGATATGCCAAATTCCCGATCAATGAGCCGGCAGAAGGTAAGAAGAAGTCGCAGGTGGAAGAATACCTGGATTTTTATGAAGGCGAGGGCGTTCAGCATATTGCTGTCGCTACCAGGGACATTATCCACACGGTAACTGAACTGAAGAAGCGTGGTGTTGAGTTCCTTTCTGCCCCGCCGGAGGCTTATTATGAGATGGTTCCGGAACGTGTAGGCCATATTGATGAAGATATCAAGAAACTTCAGGATCTTGGCATCCTTATTGACCATGATGAAGAAGGCTACTTACTTCAGATCTTCACGAAGCCTGTGGAAGACCGACCTACCCTTTTCTTTGAAATCATTGAAAGGCATGGTGCACAGAGTTTTGGTGCAGGGAACTTCAAGGCATTGTTTGAAGCACTGGAGAAGGAACAAGCCAGAAGAGGGAACCTTTAA
- the fahA gene encoding fumarylacetoacetase, giving the protein MKSFVEYSSQSDFSIHNIPFGVAVFNKEYISCCTRIGDQVIDLATLYDFAYFEEVEGLDDNVFEAYTLNEFIELGKPVTNAVRTKIQELLQEGSILSKDQKTIEAAFYDLDKVKMMMPVHVPNYTDFYSSIEHATNVGKMFRDPANALLPNWKHLPVGYHGRASSIVVSGTEIIRPKGQTKPADADQPVFGPCKQLDFELEMAFILNKNTEMGESISTKDAEEAIFGMVIFNDWSARDIQSWEYVPLGPFLAKNFGSSVSPWVVTLEALEPFRTTSPKQDPEVLDYLKFEGDKNYDINLEVYIQPENGDQNRISESNYKHMYWNMAQQLAHHTVNGCNVEVGDMYASGTISGSDPKSFGSMLELTWRGQNPIILSNGEERKFINDNDTVTMKAWAEKDGVRVGFGEVSGKIIPAV; this is encoded by the coding sequence ATGAAATCATTTGTAGAGTATTCCTCCCAATCAGATTTTTCCATCCATAACATCCCTTTCGGGGTAGCCGTATTCAATAAAGAATACATCAGCTGCTGTACCAGGATCGGGGATCAGGTTATTGACCTTGCCACTTTATATGACTTTGCCTATTTTGAAGAGGTTGAGGGGCTTGATGACAACGTCTTTGAAGCCTATACCCTGAATGAGTTCATAGAACTTGGAAAACCCGTTACCAATGCAGTACGTACTAAAATCCAGGAACTGCTTCAGGAAGGATCTATTTTATCCAAAGACCAGAAAACGATTGAAGCAGCATTCTACGATCTTGATAAGGTAAAAATGATGATGCCTGTCCATGTGCCCAATTATACCGATTTTTACAGCAGCATTGAGCATGCGACCAATGTAGGGAAAATGTTCCGTGATCCTGCCAATGCCCTGCTCCCGAACTGGAAGCACCTGCCGGTTGGATACCACGGAAGGGCATCCTCCATTGTAGTTTCCGGAACTGAAATTATACGCCCGAAAGGCCAGACGAAACCTGCCGATGCAGACCAGCCTGTGTTCGGGCCTTGCAAACAGCTGGATTTTGAGCTGGAAATGGCCTTCATTCTCAACAAAAATACCGAAATGGGTGAAAGCATTTCTACAAAAGATGCTGAAGAGGCTATTTTCGGAATGGTTATTTTCAACGACTGGTCTGCAAGGGACATTCAGTCATGGGAATATGTACCTTTAGGCCCCTTCCTTGCTAAAAACTTCGGTTCGTCCGTATCGCCTTGGGTAGTAACCCTCGAAGCCCTGGAACCATTCAGAACCACCTCTCCTAAGCAGGACCCTGAAGTACTGGATTACCTGAAATTTGAAGGCGATAAAAATTACGACATTAACCTTGAAGTGTACATCCAACCTGAAAACGGAGACCAAAACCGCATCAGCGAAAGCAATTACAAACATATGTACTGGAACATGGCCCAACAGCTGGCTCACCACACCGTAAACGGCTGTAACGTAGAAGTGGGCGATATGTATGCAAGCGGAACCATTTCCGGCAGCGATCCCAAATCATTCGGCTCTATGCTGGAACTTACCTGGAGAGGTCAGAATCCTATCATCCTGAGCAATGGCGAAGAAAGAAAATTCATCAACGATAACGATACCGTTACGATGAAAGCCTGGGCAGAAAAAGACGGTGTTCGTGTAGGCTTCGGTGAAGTAAGCGGTAAAATTATCCCTGCAGTTTAA
- a CDS encoding GxxExxY protein: MMITQKFINDLSYKIIGACIEVHKQVGPGLYEDVYHQCLKKEFDLLELQYKSELEIPLHYKGQEINCKLKCDFLIEDLIVLEIKSVSEIHRIHKAQTINYMNLLKVPRSILINFNVINVYYEGCQSFASQSFQTLPKE; encoded by the coding sequence ATGATGATAACTCAAAAATTCATTAACGATCTTTCTTATAAAATTATAGGAGCATGTATTGAGGTTCACAAACAGGTTGGACCAGGATTATATGAAGATGTTTATCATCAATGCCTTAAAAAAGAATTTGACCTGTTGGAGCTACAGTACAAAAGTGAACTTGAAATTCCTTTACATTATAAAGGACAAGAAATAAACTGTAAATTAAAATGCGATTTTCTTATAGAGGATTTAATTGTTCTTGAAATCAAGTCTGTATCTGAGATTCATCGGATTCATAAAGCTCAAACAATAAATTATATGAATCTCTTGAAAGTCCCACGCTCTATCCTGATAAATTTCAATGTTATTAATGTATATTATGAAGGGTGTCAATCATTTGCTTCTCAATCTTTTCAAACTTTACCAAAAGAATGA
- a CDS encoding flavin reductase family protein gives MKTVIPSELSPVQLQTIMQTAVSPRPIALASTVDRNGNSNLSPFSFFNMFSTVPPVLIFSPSRRVRDNTTKHTLENILEVAEVVIGTVNFPIVQQISLASTEYETGVNEFVKSGLTMKDADLVQPKLIEECPVNFECTVLEVKSLGEQGGAGNLVICEVQKIHIREEYLNAEGNLDQKRLDMVARLGGNWYSRNNENNLFEVPKPLVTKGIGFDLLPDDIKYSRVFTGNDLGMLANIEQLPGVSFYADEDIHREAKNLLLKNNIEEAWKLLTQEE, from the coding sequence ATGAAAACAGTAATTCCATCCGAACTATCCCCAGTGCAGCTGCAGACGATCATGCAGACTGCTGTTTCTCCGCGTCCGATAGCTTTGGCTTCTACGGTGGACAGGAATGGGAACAGCAATTTATCCCCGTTCAGCTTTTTCAATATGTTCAGTACGGTTCCGCCGGTTCTGATTTTTTCACCATCAAGAAGAGTACGCGATAATACCACCAAACATACACTGGAAAATATCCTGGAAGTGGCTGAAGTGGTGATCGGAACAGTAAATTTCCCGATTGTACAGCAAATTTCATTGGCTTCGACAGAATATGAAACGGGTGTCAATGAATTCGTAAAGTCCGGACTCACGATGAAGGATGCAGATCTGGTACAGCCGAAACTCATTGAAGAATGCCCGGTGAATTTTGAATGTACAGTCCTGGAGGTGAAATCCCTCGGAGAACAGGGAGGGGCCGGTAACCTGGTGATCTGTGAAGTGCAGAAAATACATATCCGTGAAGAATACCTTAATGCGGAAGGCAATCTGGATCAGAAAAGACTGGATATGGTTGCCCGTCTTGGCGGAAACTGGTATTCCAGGAATAATGAGAATAACCTGTTTGAAGTTCCAAAACCTCTGGTAACAAAAGGGATTGGTTTCGACCTGCTTCCCGATGACATTAAATACAGCAGAGTATTCACCGGAAATGACCTGGGCATGCTGGCCAATATAGAACAGCTTCCGGGAGTAAGTTTTTATGCAGATGAAGACATCCACAGGGAAGCCAAAAACCTGCTCCTTAAAAACAATATTGAGGAAGCTTGGAAACTGCTCACACAGGAAGAATAA
- a CDS encoding alpha/beta hydrolase family protein, whose protein sequence is MNIVKQQNIILKNPETRDFLADALYPESGNQLPLVIFVHGYKGYKDWGAWNLMAEKLAEAGFFFVKFNFSHNGTTIQDPNNFADLQAFGQNNYSKELSDLGVVIDHFSADPRVDRHKIILIGHSRGGGISIIKTFEDERINGLITLASVDTLERFPKDNQLEHWKEKGVFHVLNGRTHQQMPHYYQFYEDFQQNYHRFDVERATEMAKAHFLIIHGTNDESVDVKNAEHLYLLHPNSELFLIENAGHTFGAREPWENHALPEDLDTVTKKCIEFIRDKM, encoded by the coding sequence ATGAATATAGTAAAACAACAGAATATCATCCTGAAGAATCCTGAAACCAGGGATTTCCTCGCCGATGCGCTGTATCCCGAATCCGGAAATCAGCTCCCGCTGGTGATCTTTGTGCATGGCTACAAAGGTTACAAAGACTGGGGTGCCTGGAACCTGATGGCAGAAAAGCTGGCTGAAGCAGGTTTCTTCTTTGTCAAATTCAATTTTTCCCATAACGGAACCACGATTCAGGATCCCAACAATTTTGCAGACCTGCAAGCATTCGGGCAAAATAATTATTCCAAAGAACTTTCAGATTTAGGGGTGGTGATTGATCATTTCTCCGCAGACCCGAGGGTAGACCGCCATAAGATCATTCTGATAGGCCACAGCAGGGGAGGCGGTATCTCCATCATCAAGACATTTGAAGATGAACGCATCAACGGATTGATCACTCTGGCCAGTGTTGATACCCTGGAGCGATTTCCTAAAGACAATCAGCTTGAACACTGGAAAGAAAAAGGCGTCTTTCATGTGCTGAACGGACGAACCCATCAGCAGATGCCGCACTATTACCAGTTTTATGAAGATTTCCAGCAGAATTACCACCGTTTTGATGTGGAAAGGGCTACGGAAATGGCCAAAGCACATTTCCTGATCATCCACGGTACGAACGATGAAAGTGTGGATGTAAAAAATGCAGAGCATTTATATCTTCTGCATCCTAATTCAGAACTCTTCCTGATAGAAAATGCAGGACATACTTTTGGAGCCAGGGAACCATGGGAAAACCATGCATTACCCGAAGATCTTGATACCGTTACGAAGAAATGTATTGAGTTCATCCGGGACAAGATGTAA
- a CDS encoding HipA family kinase — protein MLDLRTVTVMRYILPLREGGSLPALAEADDDFKYVLKFRGAGHGVKMLISELLGGKITEALGLNIPELVFAHLDVDFGRTEADEEIQDLLKFSEGLNLGLHYLSGAIAYDPGIVIDPLLASKIVWLDAFITNIDRTYKNTNMLMWHKELWVIDNGASFYFHHSWQNFDTAAKTPFKYVKDHVLLPKASRLNEADQFAHSVLNENLFRDIVNLIPEEWLHWNDAEESPEEIRDIYFRFMKTRLEHSQIFVNEAQHARG, from the coding sequence ATGTTGGACCTTAGAACCGTAACCGTCATGCGCTATATTCTTCCGCTTAGAGAAGGAGGTTCTCTGCCTGCTCTGGCAGAAGCGGATGATGATTTTAAATATGTACTGAAATTCCGCGGGGCCGGACACGGTGTGAAAATGCTGATCTCCGAACTCCTTGGTGGAAAAATAACCGAGGCACTGGGGCTGAATATACCCGAACTTGTCTTTGCCCATCTGGATGTTGATTTCGGAAGGACTGAGGCCGATGAGGAAATACAGGACCTGCTGAAGTTTTCGGAAGGGCTGAATCTCGGGCTGCATTATCTTTCCGGAGCCATTGCGTATGATCCGGGAATTGTTATCGACCCGCTCCTTGCCTCTAAGATCGTATGGCTGGATGCGTTTATCACCAATATAGACCGCACCTACAAAAATACCAACATGCTGATGTGGCATAAGGAACTTTGGGTGATTGATAACGGAGCATCATTCTACTTCCATCATTCCTGGCAGAATTTTGATACCGCTGCAAAAACACCGTTCAAATATGTAAAAGACCATGTGTTACTGCCCAAAGCCTCCAGATTGAATGAGGCGGATCAGTTTGCCCATTCTGTGTTGAATGAAAACCTGTTCCGTGATATCGTTAATCTTATTCCTGAAGAATGGCTGCACTGGAACGATGCGGAAGAGTCTCCGGAAGAAATCCGTGACATATATTTCCGGTTTATGAAAACCCGTCTGGAACATTCTCAAATCTTTGTAAATGAAGCTCAGCATGCAAGAGGATAA
- a CDS encoding DUF3037 domain-containing protein has protein sequence MQEDNIYEYAVIRLVPKVEREEFFNIGLIMFSKKKKYIRVEFYLCPDKFRLMHSKLDYEDIIRNLVSFQKVAHGDRDGGPIAALDIPERFRWLTAVRSAVIQTSRPHPGKSKDLDQTFGRLFEELVR, from the coding sequence ATGCAAGAGGATAATATTTACGAATATGCCGTAATCCGCCTGGTACCCAAAGTGGAACGGGAGGAATTTTTCAACATCGGACTGATCATGTTCTCAAAGAAGAAAAAATACATCCGGGTTGAATTCTACCTGTGTCCCGATAAATTCAGGCTGATGCACAGTAAGCTGGATTATGAGGATATCATCCGGAATTTGGTCAGCTTTCAGAAAGTCGCCCATGGAGACCGGGACGGAGGCCCTATTGCCGCATTGGATATCCCGGAACGCTTTCGATGGCTGACTGCCGTAAGAAGTGCGGTCATACAGACTTCTCGGCCACATCCCGGAAAATCTAAAGACCTTGATCAGACTTTTGGTAGACTTTTTGAGGAGTTAGTACGATAA
- a CDS encoding alpha/beta hydrolase, giving the protein MNSSAFATSLRRFAINLLFIVLTAFFHFFHAQSPDKAPAPVSTLLPSRTTMSENIVYKTSETGKSIAMDIYRPKTAADEKLPVLIYVHGGGWVQGNKSIPADTYIEDMILKLVERHYAVISIDYTLVSPDVHFPAPVQDCKDAIRWVRKNAEKYHFDTENIGLFGASAGAHLSLLAAYTDDTQFKGAPELAPYSAKVNYVVDNFGPADLNKLLHTRVGRFPAFLIGLFSKQIVKLRENLIRGISGYEIKTDKRKVIEYFKTISPVTYSSHGIPTLILQGNKDKIVPLQQSEKLSHQLNDNGVKNILVVVEEGVHGFWTTDKAYLKRLTDQMVDFVVSQKKNTAQPESAETKAAAK; this is encoded by the coding sequence ATGAATTCATCAGCCTTCGCTACTTCTTTACGCAGATTTGCCATAAACCTGCTTTTTATTGTTTTAACAGCATTCTTTCATTTTTTCCATGCTCAAAGTCCGGATAAGGCTCCAGCACCGGTGAGCACTCTTCTGCCTTCGAGGACCACAATGTCTGAAAATATCGTTTATAAAACCAGTGAAACCGGCAAATCCATTGCCATGGACATTTACAGGCCAAAAACAGCGGCAGATGAGAAGCTTCCTGTACTGATTTATGTTCACGGAGGAGGATGGGTACAAGGGAATAAATCCATCCCTGCGGATACTTATATTGAGGATATGATCCTGAAACTGGTTGAAAGGCATTACGCGGTTATCAGCATTGATTATACGCTGGTAAGCCCGGATGTCCATTTCCCTGCGCCGGTACAGGACTGTAAAGATGCTATACGCTGGGTGAGAAAAAATGCAGAGAAATACCATTTTGATACCGAAAATATAGGGCTCTTCGGTGCTTCAGCAGGAGCACACCTTTCCCTACTGGCCGCCTATACTGATGATACCCAATTCAAAGGTGCACCGGAACTGGCACCTTATTCTGCCAAAGTGAATTATGTTGTTGATAATTTCGGACCGGCAGACCTCAATAAATTACTTCACACAAGGGTGGGAAGGTTTCCGGCTTTCCTGATCGGATTATTTTCAAAACAAATTGTTAAGCTCAGGGAAAACCTGATCCGCGGAATTTCAGGGTACGAGATCAAAACAGACAAAAGGAAAGTGATCGAATACTTCAAAACCATCTCTCCGGTGACGTATTCCTCCCACGGAATTCCTACGCTGATCCTGCAGGGCAATAAAGATAAAATCGTTCCGCTTCAGCAGTCAGAAAAACTTAGCCATCAGTTAAATGATAACGGGGTCAAAAATATACTTGTAGTGGTAGAAGAAGGCGTACATGGCTTCTGGACTACGGATAAAGCCTACCTTAAGCGCCTTACAGACCAGATGGTTGACTTTGTTGTTTCACAGAAAAAAAATACTGCACAGCCGGAATCAGCAGAAACAAAAGCTGCTGCAAAATAA